The genomic region GTCGCACGTTGAGGGTCTCGTTCCACCGCTCCAGGTTGTGGATGGCGTGCGGCAGCAACCACGGCAGGGAGGTGCCGAGGATCAGGTGCTCCACGCCCTCGTCCACGGCGCGGCGCATCGCCGCCTCGACCCAGGCGAACTCGTCCTCGTCGAGCATCCGGCGGTGCTGCTCCTCGAGGACCCGGCCGGCCCGGGTGTCGACCATGATCAGCCGCGCGTCGCCCCAGTGCCGCACGAAGCTCCACCGGATCGTGGCCGGTTCGGCATCGGCCAGTTCGGCCATCTCGCGCAGCATCGGCTCGGCGTCCCGGGTGAGGTCGTCGGCGCTCATGCCCAGGATCGCCTGCCAGGTCTTGTTCTCCGCCAGTTCCTGCGGGCTGAGGTTGCCCAGGTGCTGGTAGACCCAGTAGCTGACCAGGCCGCCGATGATGCGACCCTGCCACCAGGGCTGCCGGGTGATCTTCTCCCGCCACGCGGCCGAGGTGTTCCAGTCGTCGATCATCTCGTGGTCGTCGAAGATCATCGACGACGGGATCGTCGACAGCAGCCACCGCACCTGCGGGTCCCGCCAGGACTCGAAGTACAGCCGCGTGTACTCCTCGAAGTCCGCGACCTGACCGCCCGGGGACTGATTCCTCATCCGGCCGTCGCGCCGGCGGTGCAGCAGCGACTTCGTGTGCTTCGTGAGCTCGTCGGCGTAGACCTGATCGCCCAGGAGGACCAGCGCGTCGGGCCACCGGTCCTCCGGCAGCGCCGCCACCTGGCTCGCGTACAGGTCCAGGGCGTCCGGCGGGATGCCCTCGGAGGCCTCGACGGTGCGCGGGCTGGCGTAGCGGCAGGAGCCGAAGGCCAGCCGGAACGGCCCGGGATGCCCCGGCGTCCGGATGCGGCTGGCCGGGAACGCCGAGTCCTCGGGCGGCCACACCCGGACGTCGTCCAGCCGGACCTCGTAGGGCGTCGTGCTGCCGGGCTCGAGGTCCTCCACGACGACCAGGGCGTAGTGGTGACCGCCGACGCAGAAGGTCCGTGCCGTCCGGCCGAGGACGTCGACCTGGCAGGGGCGGTCGGTCTCGACCCACACGGTGGCGGAGACGGGGTCCACGTGCCGTAGCAGCGGGCCGAGCAGGAGCTCCGGTGAGGACCGGTCGGGGACGGACATGCACCCAGCCTGGCCCATGAACCTGCGTCCCGCCGCAGTGTCCGCTGTGAGGCCGACTGCGACGGCTGGGAGACTCGGGCCCATGGAATTCGTCCTGATCGCGATCGCGATCCTCGTCGTCGCCCTGATCGCCGGGGTCGGTCTGCTCGTCGGCAAGGGCCGCCGAACCACCCGCCTCGACGACGATGCGGTGACCGGGACGACGCTCACCCGGCCGCGCCCACCGGCTCCGGTCGAGGAACCGCGCCCGTCGGGCGCCACGGCCTCCGGGCTGGGGCTGCCACCGGACACCGCGGAGGCGCCCGAGGTCGAGCTGCCCCCGGCCGAGCCGGAGCCCGGGCTGGTCTTCGAGACGCCGCCCCCGTCGGCCGGCCGGCTGGTGCGGTTGCGCTCGCGGCTGGCCCGCTCGCAGTCCTCGCTCGGCCGCGGCCTGCTCACCGTGCTCGCGCGCGAGAAGCTGACCGAGGACGACTGGGAGGAGGTCGAGGAGACCCTCCTGGCCGCCGACGTGGGCCTCGCCGCGACGACCCAGATCGTGGAGCGGCTGCGGACCCAGACGATGGTCCTGGCCACGGCCTCGGGGGCGGAGCTGCGGGAGCTGCTCGTCCGCGAGCTGACCGCCGTCCTCGGGCCGGACATGGACCGCACCCTCGGCACGAGCCGGCACGAGGGCCGGCCCGGGGTCGTCCTCGTCGTCGGGGTCAACGGCGCCGGCAAGACCACCACGGTCGGGAAGATCGCCCGCGTGCTCGTCGGCGACGGCAAGAGCGTCGTCCTCGGGGCGGCGGACACCTTCCGCGCGGCTGCGGCCGACCAGCTCGAGACCTGGGGCGAACGGGTCGGGGTCCTCACCGTGCGGGGCCGCGAGGGCGGCGACCCGGCCTCGGTGGCCTTCGAGGCGGTCCGGACCGGCGTCGAGGGCGAGGTGGACGCCGTCCTGGTCGACACCGCCGGGCGGCTGCACACCAAGTCGGGTCTGATGGACGAGTTGGGCAAGGTCAAGCGGGTGGTCGAGAAGGTCTCGCCGGTGACCGAGGTGCTGCTCGTGCTCGATGCGACGACCGGCCAGAACGGCGTCGTCCAGGCGCGGGTGTTCACCGAGGCCGTCACCGTCACCGGCATCGTCCTCACCAAGCTCGACGGGACGGCGAAGGGCGGCATCGTCGTCTCGGTCCAGCGCGAGCTGGGCATCCCGGTGAAGCTGATCGGCCTGGGGGAGGGGCCCGACGACCTCGCCCCGTTCGAGCCGCGCGCGTTCGCCGAGGGCCTGGTGGGCGAACTCTAGACGTACTTCGGGTCGAACCCGTACGGGAGCTCGAGCCGGTGCCTGCCGAGCAGCTCGGCGTCGCTCAGCAGCTCGCGGGTGGGCCCGTCGGCGACCACCACGCCGCCGTCGAGGACCACCGAGCGCGGGCACAGCTGCAGGGCGTAGGGCAGGTCGTGGGTGACCATCAGCAGGGTCACCGGCAGGGCCTGGAGCACCTCGGCGAGCTCGCGGCGACCCGCCGGGTCGAGGTTCGACGACGGCTCGTCGAGGACGAGGATCTCGGGGTGCATCGACAGCACCGTGGCGACGGCGACCCGCCGGCGCTGGCCGAACGACAGGTGGTGCGGGGGCCGGTCGCCGTACCCGGCCATCCCCACCTGCTCCAGTGCTGCCGAGACGCGCACGGCCACCTCGTCCTCGGGCAGCCCGAGGTTGCGGGGACCGAAGGCGACGTCCTCGCCGACGGTCGGCATGAAGAGCTGGTCGTCGGGGTCCTGGAACACGATGCCCACCCGCCGTCGGACCTCCTGCAATGCCGGCTTGGCCACGGGGAGACCGGCGACGCCGACCCGGCCCCGGCCGGCGCGCAGGATGCCGTTGAGGTGCAGCACGAGGGTGGTCTTGCCGGCGCCGTTCGGTCCGAGCAGGGCGACCCGCTCGCCGCGCTCGATGCGCAGGTCGACGCCGAAGAGCGCCTGGTGGCCGTCGGGGTAGGCGAACGCCAGGTCCTCGACCAGCAGGGACGGCGGGGGAGCAGTCATCCGAGGAGGAACCCGGCACCGAGAACTGCCGCTGCCGAGGCGGGGAGGCTCAGTGCGGTCGGCCACTGGGTGGCCGGTACCGCTCGTCGCGGTCCCTGCGGCAGGCGTCCGTCGTAGCCGCGGGACAGCATCGCCAGGTGCACGCGCTCGCCGCGTTCGTAGGACCGGACGAACAGCGCCCCGGCCGCCGGGCCGAGCACCCGCAGCGCGCCCAGGTGCCGGCCCCGGAACCCGCGCGACTCCCGCGCCACCCGCATGCGCTGGAGCTCGCCGCCGACGACGTCGGCGTACCGGATCATGAACATCAGGATCTGGACCAGCAGCTGCGGCAGCCGCAGCCGCTCCAGGCCGTGCAGCAGCTCGCGCGGCTCGGTGGTCGCGGCCAGCACCGTGGCCGCGAGCACGGCGATGGTGGCCTTGGCCAGGATGCCCCCGCCGGTGGCCAGCCCGTTCTCCGACAGTGACAGGCCGAGCACCTCCACCCGCGGCCCGCGCGCGACGAAGGGCAGCAGGACGGCGAACGCGACGAAGGGGATCTCCACCACGAGGCCCCGGGCCAGCCGGCCCGGTGCGACCCCGGCCACGGCTGCGACGCCGAGGACGAGCAGGAGGTCGGCGGTGTAGACCGCCGGGGCCCAGGGAGCATGCACCGGGGTGGCGACGACGACGAGGGCGAACGCCAGGACGGCCACGAGCTTGGCCTGCGGCGCCAGCCGGTGGACGGGGCTGGAGCCGGCGATGTATCGGGCGCTCAGCGCGCCCGCGGGGCCGGCGGCCACGTCAGTCGGGGACGGGGGTCTCGTCGCGACCGCGGCGGCGGACCACCAGGGCGAGGCCACCGGCCAGCAGCAGGGTCACGACGACGCCGATGACGCCGGCGGCCCCGCCGGACAGCGCGCCGTCCTGGCCACCGATCGCGTAGTCGGCCAGGGGCGAGCCGGCGACGGCGCTGTCCTCGGCGGTGTGCCCGAAGCCGGTGTCCTCGGCGGCCCACTCCAGGCCGTCGGGCGAGGAGCTGGCGAAGCCGCTCAGCACGGCGGCGACCACCAGGGTCACCGCGATGCCCGCCACCCAGAACCAGCGACGGCGGCTCATCGGGTGACGCCCGCCGGCTCGAGCCCGGGACGGCGGGCCAGGGCGGCCTCCCGACGCAGGTGCCCCGCGGCGTGCACGAGGTCGGGCCGGACGGCCAGCACCGCACCCAGGACGGCCACGGTGATCGCCGCCTCGCCCAGGCCGATGAGCAGGTGCACGCCGGTCATGGCGCCGGCGACGGCGCCCAGCGGCACGTCGGCGACACCGCCGAGACCGAACAGCCCGACGAAGGCCAGCGCCGCGACGGGCACCGAGAGGAAGGCGCCGATCCCGGACGCGGCCAGCAGCGACGTGCGGGTGCGCGGCAGGACGGCGGTGAGCGCGCGCACGACCCCGTAGCCGATGACGACGGCGACCAGCCCCAGCAGGGTGACGTTCGTACCGAGCGCGGTGAGCCCCCCGTCGGCGAAGAGCACCGCTTGCACCAGGAGGACGACGGTCATGCTCAGCACCGCCGTCCACGGCCCGACCAGCACCGCGGTCAGTGCGCCGCCGATCAGGTGCCCGCTCGTGCCGGCCGCGACGGGAAAGTTGACCATCTGGACCGCGAAGACGAAGGCGGCGGTGAGTCCGGCCATGGGCGCGGTGCGGTCGTCGAGCTCCTGCCGCGCCTGCCGCAGTGCGACGGCCACGGCGCCGGCGGCGGCCACGCCGGTGGCCACGGACGTGGGCGCGTCGAGGAATCCATCGGGTACGTGCACGCGGCGACCTTATTGCACATCGTTTGCAACTGCGACCGGCCCGGCCCGCTCCAGGTGGCCGAGCCCCGGGGCGCGCA from Blastococcus colisei harbors:
- a CDS encoding alkaline phosphatase D family protein; translation: MSVPDRSSPELLLGPLLRHVDPVSATVWVETDRPCQVDVLGRTARTFCVGGHHYALVVVEDLEPGSTTPYEVRLDDVRVWPPEDSAFPASRIRTPGHPGPFRLAFGSCRYASPRTVEASEGIPPDALDLYASQVAALPEDRWPDALVLLGDQVYADELTKHTKSLLHRRRDGRMRNQSPGGQVADFEEYTRLYFESWRDPQVRWLLSTIPSSMIFDDHEMIDDWNTSAAWREKITRQPWWQGRIIGGLVSYWVYQHLGNLSPQELAENKTWQAILGMSADDLTRDAEPMLREMAELADAEPATIRWSFVRHWGDARLIMVDTRAGRVLEEQHRRMLDEDEFAWVEAAMRRAVDEGVEHLILGTSLPWLLPHAIHNLERWNETLNVRHHGRWRGRISEVVRQTSDLEHWAAFGHSFDRLGEAVTRVARGEHGRAPSTTLVLSGDVHHAYAAELVEPSDLITRVHQLTVSPLHNQAPHPIRVGFKIGWSRRARRLTERLARWVQAESTALEWDKNAGPFFGNQIGELVLDGREARFLLSVSEKGDERLRQVLDSPLSDG
- the ftsY gene encoding signal recognition particle-docking protein FtsY; translation: MEFVLIAIAILVVALIAGVGLLVGKGRRTTRLDDDAVTGTTLTRPRPPAPVEEPRPSGATASGLGLPPDTAEAPEVELPPAEPEPGLVFETPPPSAGRLVRLRSRLARSQSSLGRGLLTVLAREKLTEDDWEEVEETLLAADVGLAATTQIVERLRTQTMVLATASGAELRELLVRELTAVLGPDMDRTLGTSRHEGRPGVVLVVGVNGAGKTTTVGKIARVLVGDGKSVVLGAADTFRAAAADQLETWGERVGVLTVRGREGGDPASVAFEAVRTGVEGEVDAVLVDTAGRLHTKSGLMDELGKVKRVVEKVSPVTEVLLVLDATTGQNGVVQARVFTEAVTVTGIVLTKLDGTAKGGIVVSVQRELGIPVKLIGLGEGPDDLAPFEPRAFAEGLVGEL
- a CDS encoding energy-coupling factor ABC transporter ATP-binding protein, which gives rise to MTAPPPSLLVEDLAFAYPDGHQALFGVDLRIERGERVALLGPNGAGKTTLVLHLNGILRAGRGRVGVAGLPVAKPALQEVRRRVGIVFQDPDDQLFMPTVGEDVAFGPRNLGLPEDEVAVRVSAALEQVGMAGYGDRPPHHLSFGQRRRVAVATVLSMHPEILVLDEPSSNLDPAGRRELAEVLQALPVTLLMVTHDLPYALQLCPRSVVLDGGVVVADGPTRELLSDAELLGRHRLELPYGFDPKYV
- the cbiQ gene encoding cobalt ECF transporter T component CbiQ; this encodes MAAGPAGALSARYIAGSSPVHRLAPQAKLVAVLAFALVVVATPVHAPWAPAVYTADLLLVLGVAAVAGVAPGRLARGLVVEIPFVAFAVLLPFVARGPRVEVLGLSLSENGLATGGGILAKATIAVLAATVLAATTEPRELLHGLERLRLPQLLVQILMFMIRYADVVGGELQRMRVARESRGFRGRHLGALRVLGPAAGALFVRSYERGERVHLAMLSRGYDGRLPQGPRRAVPATQWPTALSLPASAAAVLGAGFLLG
- a CDS encoding PDGLE domain-containing protein, with the translated sequence MSRRRWFWVAGIAVTLVVAAVLSGFASSSPDGLEWAAEDTGFGHTAEDSAVAGSPLADYAIGGQDGALSGGAAGVIGVVVTLLLAGGLALVVRRRGRDETPVPD
- a CDS encoding energy-coupling factor ABC transporter permease; translated protein: MHVPDGFLDAPTSVATGVAAAGAVAVALRQARQELDDRTAPMAGLTAAFVFAVQMVNFPVAAGTSGHLIGGALTAVLVGPWTAVLSMTVVLLVQAVLFADGGLTALGTNVTLLGLVAVVIGYGVVRALTAVLPRTRTSLLAASGIGAFLSVPVAALAFVGLFGLGGVADVPLGAVAGAMTGVHLLIGLGEAAITVAVLGAVLAVRPDLVHAAGHLRREAALARRPGLEPAGVTR